From a region of the Arachis ipaensis cultivar K30076 chromosome B09, Araip1.1, whole genome shotgun sequence genome:
- the LOC107615586 gene encoding uncharacterized protein LOC107615586, with amino-acid sequence MPLYAKFLKELINKKRSWNKKETVILTQECSAVIQKGIPPKCKDTGSFLISCTIGNITLERALCDLGANINLMPLSMMKKLAIEEVRSTRMSLQMADRSLKIPNGVVENLLVKVGEFIFPADFVILDMEGEGYNSIILCRPFLATARAIIDVEKGKMTLRVHNEQMIINIFKAMQYEPS; translated from the coding sequence ATGCCACtgtatgcaaaattcctcaaggagctcatcaacaagaagagaagttggaatAAAAAGGAGACCGTAATCTTGACCCAAGAGTGTAGTGCCGTGATACAAAAAGGCATTCCACCAAAATGCAAAGACACTGGGAGCTTCCTCatatcatgcaccataggcaacataACATTAGAAAGAGCTCTCTGTGATTTGGGTGCCAACATCAATTTGATGCCCCTCTCCATGATGAAAAAGCTTGCAATAGAGGAAGTTAGGTCTACAagaatgtcacttcaaatggcTGATAGATCACTCAAGATACCTAATGGAGTGGTAGAGAACTTATTGGTGAAGGTTGGAGAATTTATCTTTCCTGCCGATTTTGTCATTTTGGACATGGAAGGAGAAGGCTACAACTCAATTATCTTGTGTAGACCTTTCTTAGCAACAGCaagagctatcattgatgtggagaAAGGGAAGATGACCCTCAGGgtgcacaatgagcaaatgaTCATCAATATCTTTAAGGCCATGCAATATGAACCTtcttag